From one Solanum stenotomum isolate F172 chromosome 12, ASM1918654v1, whole genome shotgun sequence genomic stretch:
- the LOC125847918 gene encoding bidirectional sugar transporter SWEET2a-like produces the protein MLVVGGLYSICSFAAGIAGNLFAFVLFVSPIPTFRRIIRSKSTEQFSGLPYIYALLNCLICLWYGTPIVSPGIILVFTVNSIGAVFQLVYITIFIIHAEGSKKLKMLGLVLGVFAVFAAIVVISLYLFEPASRQTFVGYLSVFSLICMFASPLFIINLVIKTKSVEYMPFYLSLATFLMSLSFFAYGMFKNDPFISVPNGIGGVLGVIQLVLYFRYSNSGEEPRAPLLDSYA, from the exons ATGTTAGTTGTAGGTGGATTATACTCAATTTGCAGTTTTGCAGCTGGGATTGCAG GGAATCTCTTTGCATTCGTCTTATTTGTGTCACCAAT ACCAACATTCAGAAGAATCATTAGAAGCAAGTCTACAGAACAGTTTTCTGGATTACCTTATATATATGCGCTCTTGAATTGCTTAATATGCCTCTGGTATGGGACACCAATTGTATCTCCTGGTATTATATTGGTTTTCACTGTCAATTCAATTGGAGCAGTGTTCCAGCTAGTATATATTACCATCTTCATTATTCATGCAGAGGGGTCCAAGAAG TTGAAAATGCTGGGATTGGTGCTTGGCGTTTTTGCTGTATTTGCTGCTATAGTTGTCATCAGCCTATATCTATTTGAGCCTGCCAGTCGGCAAACTTTCGTTGGATATTTATCAGTCTTTTCTCTCATTTGCATGTTTGCTTCTCCACTATTCATTATT AATTTGGTGATCAAAACAAAGAGCGTGGAGTACATGCCATTTTATCTATCCCTTGCGACTTTTCTCATGAGCCTTTCTTTCTTTGCCTACGGAATGTTCAAGAATGATCCATTCATCTCT GTACCAAATGGGATCGGAGGAGTTCTTGGTGTCATACAACTGGTACTCTACTTTAGATATAGCAATTCAGGAGAGGAGCCAAGAGCACCTCTCTTGGACTCTTATGCATGA